Genomic segment of bacterium:
AAGGATGATAACTTATATTTTTTTCTGTCCGATTTCTACGGCATATTATAGTACTGATAGGGCAATATGTAAATAAGTTTATATTTTATAAAATATATGATAATAATTAAGATGATAATAATCAGGAGTTTTCTATGAGTGAAATTTTCTCAACCCCAACTGTTAAAGAAGTAATATTTCAAATACAATTTTCAAATTTATTGTTTCTTGATAAAAAAATAGGTGATTACCAACTTAAAATAATGGAAGAATTTCCTGAAAGTAGTGAAATAATTCAGAAACAGCTAATGTTTGCTGTTATAGATAACAATAATATAAAAAAACAGAGTGCTAATGAAGAGAATGAAGCTTTTCAGAAAATTTGGCAATTTAATTCTGAAAAAGGATATACTTTAGACATTTCTAGTAATAGTTTGAGTATAGTGTCAAGATTACATAAAACATATAATAATGAAGCTGGAGACCATAAGTTTAGAGATGTTATTAAATCAAGTGTCTCAGCATTTTTAGAAAAAGATATAGCCCCTATTTCTGTAATTAAAAGA
This window contains:
- a CDS encoding TIGR04255 family protein produces the protein MSEIFSTPTVKEVIFQIQFSNLLFLDKKIGDYQLKIMEEFPESSEIIQKQLMFAVIDNNNIKKQSANEENEAFQKIWQFNSEKGYTLDISSNSLSIVSRLHKTYNNEAGDHKFRDVIKSSVSAFLEKDIAPISVIKRIGLRYVDECPLPELLSNDSYSNYYNTSLAFNRFDISKAKDMQFVTNIEKENDIYLRYFESYKEQKLTIDFDAYKFDIKAENYLDVTDKLYEIVHEEWENTIKEPVKEFMRQPKEI